The sequence below is a genomic window from Desulfovibrionales bacterium.
CTACGGATTCCTCTTTGGAGAAGGTGGTCTTTTCCCTGGAAAAGGGAGGCATCAGCCCGGTGGTGAGAAGTAAGGCCGGGCTGCATATTATCAAGGTGACCGAGGTCGTCACCTCCGCGGTAAAACCCCTGGCCGCAGTGGCTGCGGATATCAAAAAGTTCCTGACCGAAAATAAGGTTCGGGAATTCGCAATGGCCGGGGCGGCAAGGACATATGAGCAGATTATACGCGCAGGCGGTCTCGATAGATACGCAAGGGCGCAAAACCTTCCTCTGACAGAGACCGGTTTTTTTTCTGAACAGGATGAAGTGGATGGAGTAGGCCGCGAGGCGGGCTTTAACCGCGCCGCCCTGGCCCTGAAAAAGGGAGAGGTAAGCTCTTTGATTAAACTGCCACAGGGTTATTTTGTCTGTGAGGTTATCGAAAGAAAGGAGTCATTCATACCAAAGTTTGAGGAGATTGAAGTAAAGGTAAAGGCGGACTTCACGGAGAATCAGGCCGCAAAACTGGCCGAATCAGAGGCCAATAAATTTATATCCGGACTTAAGGGCGGGCAACAATTTTCTGATCTGATTCGCAAATACGGATTTTCGGCGCGAGAGACCGGGTATATAGCCTCAACCGCCCTTTCCGGTAACGAGTTTCCGTTTGCAAGGTCAGCGCAGGAACTGTCCATACTGACACCGGCCCATCCGTATATCCAACAACCGGTTAGAGCAGGGGACGCCTTTTATGTTGTGAGCCTGGCCGGCACTAAAGAGGCCCCGAAGGAGCTTTACGAGACGCAGAAAGACGCCATAAAGGAAAAACTCCTCCTTATGCAAAGGGACGTCATCTTAAAAGGGTGGCTGGACGGGTTAAAGAAGAAGGCTGAGATCGGGTATGGCGAGGAATTTGAGAAGTACCGGTAAGACTGCCAGGGGATTTTAACCCGGGGCGTGCCCCTTTCTGACCGTGTCCAATACCCTGCCCAGTTCTTCTATTTTGTAGGGTTTGGCTACGATACCGCTGAACCCGTAGCTTCTGAAGTCAGCCATAATCGGGTCGTTGGAATAGCCGCTGGATACAACCGCCTTGACGGAAGGATTTATCTCCCGTAATCTTTTGATAGCTTCCTTGCCACCCATACCTCCCGGTATGGTCAAATCCATGATGACTACATCAAAAGGCCTGCCTGACGACCTCGCTTTTATATACAGGTCTATCGCCCCGACGCCGTCTTTGGCAAATTCCACCGTGTATCCCATGTGTTTCAACATCTCTCCGGCCACATCTCTGACCACCTCTTCGTCGTCCATCAGGAGCACCGTTCCTTCTCCTCCGATTATCTCCTCCTTTGGCTTTCCTCCAGCCACCATCCTTTCAGCAGAAGCAGGCAGATAGATAGAGAATCTCGTCCCAACCCCCAACTCAGATTCTACATCAATATATCCACCATGTTGTCTGACAATAGAATAGGTAATGGCGAGCCCCAGGCCGCTGCCTTTTTGTTTGGTAGTGAAATAGGGATCAAATATCTTCTGAAGATGCGCCTTTGATATGCCGATCCCCTCATCTTCAATAGATATTTTTACATATTCTCCTTCTTTGAGTGGCAGGCCCTGTCCGGCGCCCACGATTATATTTTCCGCCCCTACTTTAATTGTCCCGCCTTCCGGCATGGCCTGAAGGGCATTGACAATCAGGTTATTGATAACCTGATTTATCTGCCCTTCATCCACGTCAAGCGGCCGGAGGTCGGCCGGGATGGAAAATTCACACTGGACATTGGAACCGGTCAGCGCAAACATGACAGAATCCCTCAACAGTTCTGTAATCGAGGCTGCCTTCTTGACCGGCGCTCCGCCCCTGGAAAAGGTGAGCAGGTGTTGGGTCAGATCCCTAGCCTGGAGGGCCGCTTTTTCCGCTGCGGTTAACCTCTTAAAGGTTATGTCTTCAGATTGCATATGTATCATAGCCAGACCGATATTGCCTAGAATTCCGGTCAAGATGTTATTGAAATCATGGGCAATACCACCCGCCAGAATGCCCACTGATTCAAGCTTCTGGGCCTTCAGGAGATTTTCTTCCATTTTTTTGCGCTCGGTGATATCTCTGGCGGTAGAGACTATATGTATGGTCTTACCCTCCCTGTCCTTTCTTACCGAGGCGCTGATAAGAACGGGGATCTCTTTGCCGTCTTTGGCCTTATAAAGCGTCTCACAATTCCTTAATTCACCTTTAGCGATGAGTTCATTCAATCCTTCTCCCTTGAGGGGTGCGTCTCCCGCGAGAATCTTATCTGCGGGCCACCCAATTATCTCATCTGCGCTGTACCCCAACATATCCAAAGTGGCCCTGTTTACCGTCTCTATCACTCCTTGCGCATCGATTACGATTAGGGCATCAACGATGGATCTTATAATATTGTCCGTATAGCCCTTGGCCTCTATCAATTCGTCTCTGGAGTTTTTCAGATTGGTGGACATCTGATTGAAAGCAGAGGCCAGTTCGCCTATCTCGTCCCGGGATATGACCTCTATTCTTGTGTCAAAGCGGCCGCCGGCGATCTCATGGGCTGCCTCCTTTAATTTAATAATGGGTTTTACCAACTGTCTGCTGTAAAGTATTTTGAAAAGGATCCCGACGATTATGCCGCCCATGGTTATCAGGATTATCTGCCTGCTGCCTTTCGCTGTGGAGACCTCTATACTTTTTAAAGAATAACCGACCCGGGCCACTCCAGCCACCTCTGATCCTACCCTGACCGGTACGCCTATGTCATATAAACGGCCTTCTGTGCCGGAATCGGTGATCCTGATATACGGTTTGCCTGTGGCAATGACATTATCCAGAACAGGGTCTGCGTCCTTAATTACCTTGCCGACCCTGTTAAGATCGTTATGGACCCTTACCCGGCCTTCCCTGTCCATGACCATGGCATAGACTACGTAATCCTGCCTGGAGATGGTATCGATGTAGTCCATAGTGTGAACAAACTTATCTATAATAAAGGCCTCCGTACTTTCCTCGGCCAGGGTATTGGCCAGAATGAGTCCCTGTTTTTTCAGCTCTTCTTTAAAAGTATCGGACTCGCGCCGGATGGACAGGAAGGCAATGGTCCCGGTGACAGCAATTATTATTACTGTAAAGGCGAGGGCTAATTTTGTCCTAAGCTTCATATCTTGTGCCGGAAGTCGGTCCTGGGTAGCTAATGAGGCACACTATGTTTTTGAACCAACCTTCCGTTTTCTTATTGGCTTTCATTAATCTCCGGTTTTTCATTACACGGGTCCACCGGGCTGATATCACCGTACGGGTATCGAATACTTACGAACCAGGTTGTCGATGCGTGACAGTTCCTTGCCGTTAACGGCTATAAATCCGCTCCATTCGCTCTCTTTCAGGACTTCCTCAGCCAGGGGGCTTTGCGGTCCTATTTTTAATAAGGCATTCCTGACCTTTTCCACCACCTTCCTGTCCACATCCTTCGAGGCCGCCAGCATCCAGCTCGGTAAGGGTACGGTATCGGCCACAATCCTCAGGTCAGTTTTAAAGTTGAACTTCTTCTTACCCTCCGGCCCCTCCGCAAAATCTTTACATACTGCGCCGGCATCGTATTCCCCTAAAAATACGGACATGGCGTTATCGTCACAGTCCCCGCCGAACTCATAGCCTTTCAGGTCACGGTTGGGGTCGATCCCGGCCCCTTTCAGGGTTATATATGCCCCGGCGAACTTTGGCGTATTATGCGGGGCGCCAAACAAAAATGTCTTGCCTTTTAAATCGCTTAAGCCCTTAATAGAGCTATCCGCTCTGACGATGATTACCCCCCTTTCTTCAGTCTCCCCATCTTCCGAAACGGCAATCGCCAAGGGATCAAAAGCAGCGCTCTTTTTGTTGTGCGCGTATATGGAAAAGGCGTCCTGCAGGGTAAATGCCGCTGTATCCAATGCCTCATGAAAATCTTCTTCTGTTTCCAGGATAACCAGCTTTATATTCAGTCCGGTCTCCCTTGATAGATAATCTGCCAGCGGCGTAAACATGGTAAATGTATCCGGGGGACTCCAGCAGGGCTGGACGGCCAGTCTGAATACCGCTCTTTTGTCTCCCGCCGTTTCTGAGGCCGCTTTTTTCCCGATGGCCGTCTCTTCGTTTTTAGTACACCCGCCGGCCGTTAAGATTCCAATGAAAAAAAATATAAAAAAGCCTGTTATTGCCCTGGCCATCTCCATGCCTTCCCTATACCGTTTTTGTCCGATTTTTCTCTCCTGCATGAGGTGGGGCCCCTTTGGCCGGCTTATTGTTCCGGTTAGTCAATAACAATTCTACTGTTTAATTATCAGGCATGAGGCTGTAAATTGTCAACGAAAATTGACCCCTTCGTGTCCAACGAAATTTGGACATACGACCCTGCAAAAGTTGGACTTTTATTTAATTCAACTTTAAAAGATGCTCTTGCAAAAGTCTTCACACCGGTGAAAACCGGTGTCCAGGAGTGTCTTAATCTGATTGGAGTCATTGGATTCCGGCGCCTGCCCCGACCCCTAATCCGGGGTTCGCCGGAATGACCAATCCGATCATAAGAATTTTGCAAGAGGCTCAAAAGGAGTAATACAAGCATGGCTCTATCCGGAAGCCGATTGCCTTCTTCACATGACTTTTCAGGGAGTAATAAGCATCCATATATCCGTTCACTGAAGCCGGAAATATCCTTGACCATCCGTTTGATTTCATGATATTTCTTTCTCACTCTTTTTGCGCTATCAGCTTTCTTTGCTTTTTGGGTTAAAGGACATGGAATGATAAGTCAACGTATCAACAACGTATCCAAGATTCACAAGATTCAAGATTTCCAAGATTCTTAGAGAGCCTCAAAATAATGGAGGTGAAATAATGATCATCTCACGAACGATCCTTAAAAACTGGCGGAACTTCCGATCAGTCGACGTCCGTATGGGGAGGAGGGTATTCCTGGTCGGTCCAAACGCCTCGGGGAAATCCAACTTCCTTGATGTCTTTCGATTTCTCCGGGATATTGCCAAACCCGGAGGTGGATTGCAGAAGGCAGTGAGTGATCGAGGCGGCATATCCAAAATAAGGTGCCTTGCGGCCCGCAAGGATCCCCAGGTGGAAATAGAAGTGCACCTTGCGGAAGGTAATGGCAATGATCCCGTGTGGCGGTATGCGATTGGCATCTTACAGGAAAGCAGGGGCTATCGCCAGCCGTATCTCAAGTATGAGAAGGTTTGGAAAGGCGCAGAACTGATTCTCAACAGGCCGGATTCTCATGACCGAGAGGATAAGCTGCGCCTGACACAGACCCATATCGAGCAGATCAACGCCAATTTTTTGTTCAGAGATGTGGCCGAGTTCTTCCAGACCATCGGCTATTCACATCTGGTGCCGCAACTGCTGAGATATCCGGATGCTTTTGCGGGACCGGCGCCGGCTGGTTTTGAAGACCCGTTCGGCCGCACTTTCCTGGAACAGGTAGTGCAGACGCCGGAAAAGACCCGCAAGGCACGTCTCAGGAAAATTGAGAAGGCATTACGGCTGGCGGTTCCTCAGCTCAAGCAGCTCACCGATACCAAAGATGAAAGAGGTATTCCCCATTTAGAGGCGGTCTATGAGCATTGGCGTCCCCACGCCGGGAAACAGACGGAGGAGCAGTTCTCGGATGGGACATTGCGTCTTATTGGCTTTCTCTGGTCCATGCTGGAAGGAGATTCCCTATTGCTTCTAGAGGAGCCCGAGTTGTCGCTTCATGCCGCGATAATACGTAAACTTCCTGGGCTTATATGGCGGATGCAGAGTAAGAAAAAGAGACAGATCGTAATAAGCACGCACAGCTATGATCTCCTGTCCGACAAGGGCATTGGTGGAGAAGAGGTGTTGCTGCTTACGCCCGGTGTAGAAGGGACTAAAGTCGAGCCGGCTGCCGAAATAGCTGAGGTGCATCAATTACTGGAAAGCGGTTTCAGCGTGGCCGAAGCCGCCCTGCCAAGGACAGAACCCAAAGACATTGGACAATTAAGCCTATTCAATGACTGAAATCGTTCCCATACACCTCGCTGTCGAGGACGATCTGAGTGAAGCAGTCATGCGGCGCATTCTCCAGCAATGCGGTCGCTCCTATTACATAGGGAGCTGCTATAGTCAGCGAGGCTTCGGCTACTTGAAAAGAAATGTCAAAGGTTTCAACAATGCGGCCAAAGGAACGCCTTTCCTTATTTTGACCGACCTCGACAGATCGGAATGTGCACCGACCCTGATTAGTGAGTGGATTTCGGCTCCTATCCAGAAGAACCTGCTATTCCGGGTAGCGGTAAGGACAGTAGAAGCCTGGCTGCTTGCGGATCGAACAACTTTTGCACGTTTCATGGGTCTCTCGGAAAAGAATCTCCCAGAGAACCCAGACGAACTCGAAGCCCCTAAGCAGTTTCTTGTCGAACTGGCCCAAAAATGCCGGAAACGGCAATTGCGTCAAGCTCTTGCGCCTCCGGCTGGGAGCACTGCAAAGGTAGGTCCGGACTATAACGGCAAGCTGATTGCTTTTGTTCAAGAGCTATGGAGTCCAAACAAAGCTGCAAAGCATTCACCGAGCTTGTATCGAACTGTAAAGGCAGTGTCATCATTTCAGCCCGTTTATGGGGATTCAAGGAAGTGAAAGCGGGATGCCCTTAAGATTCTGAGTTGACAATGTATAAGGTATAAACATAGTATCTGCTCGCTATGCATGTTCAATAACTTAACATCGACAGGCGGGAAGAGGGGAGATGACCATAAAATTCTTCCCGGCCAGGGAGGATAATTCAAAATGAAAACCAAGGAAGAAATTCTCAAAATGTTAGCGGCATTGAACCCCGAACTTCAATCCCGGTACAAGATCAAAGAAATTGGGGTGTTTGGCTCCTTGGTTCGGGGCGAACAGACGGCGGCAAGTGATGTTGACCTCTTGGTGGATTTCAGCGAAGATGCCGATCTTTTTGACCTGGTGGGGCTATCGCTTTTCCTCGAAGAAAAACTTCGCTGCAAAGTCGATGTGGTTACCAAAAGAGCTCTCAGACCGGAGATTCGCGATGCGGTGCTAAGGGAGGTCGCCGCCATATGAGAGACTATAAGCTCTACCTGAAAGATATCCTGGAAGCAATGACCAGTATTGAAACGTTCGTAGAAGGGATGGATTTTGAGTCATTCCGTGCGGATGACAAAACATCAAGTGCCGTGATACGGAAGTTTGAGATTATTGGTGAAGCAGCGAAGAAAGTTCCTGACGAAATACGGCAGGATTATCCTTCGGTGCCCTGGAAGGAGATGGCAGGTATGCGAGACAAGCTTATTCATTTTTACGCTGGGGTTGATTATCCTCTGGTCTGGAAAACTATAACAAGGCGCTTGCCCGAAGTAAAGTTGCATATTCAGAAGATTGTAGAGGAAAGGCAATAAAGACAGGGCACCAGAAATTAGAGAAGGAGTATGCTCAGTAATTCAATAACTCAACATCGACGTCATATACTTGCATCCCTCATGACCATGCCAGAAACAGCCATGGATGAAAATAACCGTCTTATATTTTGGGAAAATCAGGTCAGGCTTGCCCGGCACAACGAAAGGAATATCCGAAAGAACGGACGCTACACTTTTCTGTACCTTTTTAAGCAAATCTTTTTCTGAAACAAAAGTCAAGTAGTTTCATATTTCTTTTGATATTCTCCAACCAATCTGGAGAAGAAGCATAATAGGTTAATTCAGGTATTTTTGTCAAGAATCACTAAAATATGGCGGGGAATTTGAGAGGTA
It includes:
- a CDS encoding DUF86 domain-containing protein, producing the protein MRDYKLYLKDILEAMTSIETFVEGMDFESFRADDKTSSAVIRKFEIIGEAAKKVPDEIRQDYPSVPWKEMAGMRDKLIHFYAGVDYPLVWKTITRRLPEVKLHIQKIVEERQ
- a CDS encoding phosphate/phosphite/phosphonate ABC transporter substrate-binding protein, translated to MQERKIGQKRYREGMEMARAITGFFIFFFIGILTAGGCTKNEETAIGKKAASETAGDKRAVFRLAVQPCWSPPDTFTMFTPLADYLSRETGLNIKLVILETEEDFHEALDTAAFTLQDAFSIYAHNKKSAAFDPLAIAVSEDGETEERGVIIVRADSSIKGLSDLKGKTFLFGAPHNTPKFAGAYITLKGAGIDPNRDLKGYEFGGDCDDNAMSVFLGEYDAGAVCKDFAEGPEGKKKFNFKTDLRIVADTVPLPSWMLAASKDVDRKVVEKVRNALLKIGPQSPLAEEVLKESEWSGFIAVNGKELSRIDNLVRKYSIPVR
- a CDS encoding DUF4276 family protein — protein: MTEIVPIHLAVEDDLSEAVMRRILQQCGRSYYIGSCYSQRGFGYLKRNVKGFNNAAKGTPFLILTDLDRSECAPTLISEWISAPIQKNLLFRVAVRTVEAWLLADRTTFARFMGLSEKNLPENPDELEAPKQFLVELAQKCRKRQLRQALAPPAGSTAKVGPDYNGKLIAFVQELWSPNKAAKHSPSLYRTVKAVSSFQPVYGDSRK
- a CDS encoding ATP-binding protein, whose protein sequence is MGRRVFLVGPNASGKSNFLDVFRFLRDIAKPGGGLQKAVSDRGGISKIRCLAARKDPQVEIEVHLAEGNGNDPVWRYAIGILQESRGYRQPYLKYEKVWKGAELILNRPDSHDREDKLRLTQTHIEQINANFLFRDVAEFFQTIGYSHLVPQLLRYPDAFAGPAPAGFEDPFGRTFLEQVVQTPEKTRKARLRKIEKALRLAVPQLKQLTDTKDERGIPHLEAVYEHWRPHAGKQTEEQFSDGTLRLIGFLWSMLEGDSLLLLEEPELSLHAAIIRKLPGLIWRMQSKKKRQIVISTHSYDLLSDKGIGGEEVLLLTPGVEGTKVEPAAEIAEVHQLLESGFSVAEAALPRTEPKDIGQLSLFND
- a CDS encoding ATP-binding protein; translated protein: MKLRTKLALAFTVIIIAVTGTIAFLSIRRESDTFKEELKKQGLILANTLAEESTEAFIIDKFVHTMDYIDTISRQDYVVYAMVMDREGRVRVHNDLNRVGKVIKDADPVLDNVIATGKPYIRITDSGTEGRLYDIGVPVRVGSEVAGVARVGYSLKSIEVSTAKGSRQIILITMGGIIVGILFKILYSRQLVKPIIKLKEAAHEIAGGRFDTRIEVISRDEIGELASAFNQMSTNLKNSRDELIEAKGYTDNIIRSIVDALIVIDAQGVIETVNRATLDMLGYSADEIIGWPADKILAGDAPLKGEGLNELIAKGELRNCETLYKAKDGKEIPVLISASVRKDREGKTIHIVSTARDITERKKMEENLLKAQKLESVGILAGGIAHDFNNILTGILGNIGLAMIHMQSEDITFKRLTAAEKAALQARDLTQHLLTFSRGGAPVKKAASITELLRDSVMFALTGSNVQCEFSIPADLRPLDVDEGQINQVINNLIVNALQAMPEGGTIKVGAENIIVGAGQGLPLKEGEYVKISIEDEGIGISKAHLQKIFDPYFTTKQKGSGLGLAITYSIVRQHGGYIDVESELGVGTRFSIYLPASAERMVAGGKPKEEIIGGEGTVLLMDDEEVVRDVAGEMLKHMGYTVEFAKDGVGAIDLYIKARSSGRPFDVVIMDLTIPGGMGGKEAIKRLREINPSVKAVVSSGYSNDPIMADFRSYGFSGIVAKPYKIEELGRVLDTVRKGHAPG
- a CDS encoding nucleotidyltransferase family protein, whose product is MKTKEEILKMLAALNPELQSRYKIKEIGVFGSLVRGEQTAASDVDLLVDFSEDADLFDLVGLSLFLEEKLRCKVDVVTKRALRPEIRDAVLREVAAI